A window of the Phaseolus vulgaris cultivar G19833 chromosome 5, P. vulgaris v2.0, whole genome shotgun sequence genome harbors these coding sequences:
- the LOC137834958 gene encoding uncharacterized protein: MCSSKAKVTVGIEGVVAAATTTSTVMPSVARINGRPVLQPTCNRVPNLERRNSIKKVQPPKSLSPPSPPLSSKTSLTPPVSPKSKSPRLPAVKRGNDNNGLNTSYEKIAIPKSSSKAPTLERKKSKSFKEGSCAPASTEASFSYASSLITDSPGSIAAVRREQMALQQAQRKMKIAHYGRSKSAKFERVVPLDPSTTTLTSKPTEEEKRCSFITANSDPIYIAYHDEEWGVPVHDDKMLFELLVLSGAQVGSDWTSTLKKRQDFRAAFSDFDAETVANLTDKQMMSISSEYGIDISRVRGVVDNANQILEIKKDFGSFDKYIWGFVNHKPISTQYKFGHKIPVKTSKSESISKDMVRRGYRFVGPTVVHSFMQAAGLTNDHLITCHRHLQCTLLAARPHTIESSQ, encoded by the exons ATGTGCAGCTCTAAGGCCAAAGTGACTGTAGGCATAGAGGGTGTTGTTGCTGCTGCTACTACCACCAGTACTGTCATGCCTTCAGTGGCTAGAATCAATGGAAGGCCAGTCCTTCAACCAACTTGCAACCGTGTTCCAAACCTTGAAAGGAGGAATTCAATCAAGAAAGTGCAACCACCAAAGTCACTTTCTCCACCATCACCACCTCTTTCTAGCAAGACCTCATTGACACCCCCAGTGTCTCCAAAGTCAAAGTCCCCAAGGCTTCCTGCAGTGAAGAGAGGCAATGACAACAATGGACTGAACACCAGTTATGAAAAGATTGCCATCCCAAAAAGCTCCTCTAAAGCTCCAACTTTGGAGAGAAAGAAGTCCAAGAGCTTCAAGGAAGGGTCCTGTGCGCCAGCCTCTACAGAGGCTTCATTCAGCTACGCCTCCTCTTTGATCACTGACTCCCCAGGGAGCATAGCTGCTGTGAGGAGGGAACAGATGGCACTGCAGCAGGCGCAAAGGAAAATGAAGATTGCTCATTATGGAAGATCAAAGTCTGCTAAGTTTGAAAGAGTTGTTCCTCTTGATCCTTCAACCACTACTCTTACATCAAAGCCAACTGAAGAGGAGAAGAGATGCAGCTTTATCACAGCCAATTCTG ATCCCATCTATATTGCTTATCACGACGAGGAATGGGGAGTTCCAGTTCATGATGACAA GATGTTATTTGAACTTTTAGTCTTAAGCGGTGCTCAAGTTGGATCTGATTGGACCTCAACCTTGAAGAAACGCCAAGATTTCAG AGCTGCATTTTCAGACTTTGACGCAGAAACTGTGGCCAACTTGACTGATAAGCAAATGATGTCTATTAGTTCTGAATATGGCATTGACATAAGCAGAGTCCGAGGAGTTGTTGATAATGCTAACCAAATTTTAGAG ATTAAGAAAGACTTTGGATCATTTGACAAGTACATTTGGGGGTTTGTGAATCATAAACCCATCTCCACTCAATACAAGTTTGGCCATAAGATCCCAGTGAAGACCTCAAAATCAGAGAGCATAAGCAAAGACATGGTGAGGAGGGGCTACAGGTTCGTTGGTCCGACAGTGGTTCATTCATTCATGCAGGCAGCTGGCTTAACCAATGACCACTTAATTACATGCCACAGGCACTTGCAGTGCACCCTATTGGCAGCTCGCCCCCATACCATAGAGTCCTCCCAATAG